The following proteins are encoded in a genomic region of Gemmatimonadota bacterium:
- a CDS encoding XRE family transcriptional regulator, with amino-acid sequence MSSRRLQITLQPAVLRWARERARIDAEQLADKMQVKPERVLAWERDGRISIAQADKLAQRTHTALGLLYLTEPPKDLLPIPDFRTRDDDLQPSVNLLDTIYLMQRRQSWMRDELIGEGARPLSFIGNYEIGGDPLQVARAMRDALQLTDDWAASVFTWSDALGHLRSRAEDAGVLVVFNGIVGNNTSRKLDPDEFQGFALVDEYAPLVFVNNADFKAAQMFTLAHELAHLFVGETGVSSFEHLKFDSNTTERFCDQVAAEFLVPAEELRAFWPTAERTSDPYQPVARQFKVSSLVAARRARDLGLIDPIAFFKFYDEYTDREWHSSQQSQASGGNFWNTQKWRIGTRFGSAIFRAVKEGRLLYREAYNLTGLKGETFENMRDKMEIQV; translated from the coding sequence ATGAGTAGCCGACGTTTGCAAATAACATTGCAGCCTGCTGTGTTGCGGTGGGCGCGGGAGCGGGCGCGCATTGATGCCGAGCAACTGGCGGATAAGATGCAGGTGAAGCCAGAGCGCGTGTTGGCGTGGGAACGCGATGGCAGGATCAGTATTGCCCAGGCAGATAAACTTGCCCAGCGTACGCATACCGCTCTGGGCTTGCTATACTTAACAGAGCCGCCCAAAGATCTCTTGCCAATACCCGATTTTCGTACCCGAGACGATGATCTGCAGCCGAGTGTCAATCTCCTCGATACTATTTATCTGATGCAGCGTCGTCAGTCCTGGATGCGCGACGAGTTAATCGGGGAGGGTGCCAGACCGCTGAGCTTCATTGGAAACTATGAGATAGGTGGCGATCCCCTGCAAGTCGCCCGTGCAATGCGTGATGCACTCCAACTTACTGACGATTGGGCTGCATCTGTATTTACCTGGTCTGATGCCCTTGGGCATTTGCGGAGTAGAGCCGAGGATGCCGGTGTGCTGGTGGTTTTCAATGGCATTGTGGGAAATAATACAAGCCGCAAACTCGATCCGGATGAATTTCAAGGCTTTGCTCTCGTAGATGAGTATGCTCCGTTGGTCTTTGTGAATAATGCCGACTTCAAAGCAGCGCAGATGTTCACCCTCGCTCACGAACTCGCACATCTTTTTGTTGGAGAGACTGGGGTATCCAGTTTTGAACATCTGAAGTTCGATTCTAATACCACAGAGAGATTTTGTGACCAAGTAGCGGCGGAATTTTTAGTGCCAGCAGAGGAGTTGCGAGCCTTTTGGCCTACAGCTGAGCGGACAAGCGATCCTTATCAACCTGTTGCACGTCAATTCAAAGTGAGTTCTCTCGTAGCCGCACGTCGAGCGCGCGATCTCGGCTTGATTGACCCGATTGCCTTTTTCAAATTCTATGACGAATATACAGACAGGGAATGGCACAGCAGTCAGCAAAGTCAAGCAAGTGGTGGAAATTTCTGGAATACTCAGAAATGGCGCATTGGCACTCGATTTGGTAGTGCAATCTTCCGAGCAGTTAAAGAAGGCCGTCTGCTCTATCGCGAAGCGTACAATCTCACCGGTCTGAAGGGAGAAACTTTTGAAAATATGCGAGACAAGATGGAGATACAGGTGTGA
- a CDS encoding DUF4411 family protein, translating to MINQAPSLFVLDTSVFIQAHRLYYAQDLCPGFWDSLTHYCSEGRVLSIDRVRDEMLNNQDQLSEWVNQAPDSLFVSSAEPEVVNAFTDMMDWVQGNEQFQLEAKEEFAGVADGWLAAYARVHSAVVVTQEVYSPGVRKRVPLPNVCREFGVDYRDTFEMLRELKVSFDWRRSP from the coding sequence GTGATAAATCAGGCTCCATCCTTGTTCGTGCTGGATACAAGTGTTTTTATACAGGCTCATCGCCTCTATTACGCGCAAGATCTATGTCCGGGATTCTGGGATAGTCTGACGCATTATTGCAGCGAGGGGCGGGTGTTAAGCATTGATCGCGTTCGTGACGAAATGCTTAACAACCAGGATCAACTATCTGAGTGGGTTAATCAAGCACCAGATAGTCTTTTTGTATCATCCGCGGAACCAGAGGTTGTAAATGCTTTTACGGACATGATGGACTGGGTACAGGGGAATGAGCAGTTTCAACTTGAAGCAAAAGAGGAGTTCGCAGGCGTAGCTGATGGATGGCTTGCGGCCTACGCGAGGGTTCACAGCGCGGTTGTGGTTACTCAAGAGGTATATAGTCCAGGCGTGAGGAAAAGGGTTCCTCTGCCAAATGTATGTAGAGAGTTCGGTGTTGATTACCGAGACACTTTTGAGATGTTGCGAGAGCTTAAGGTCAGTTTCGACTGGAGACG